One Pirellulales bacterium DNA window includes the following coding sequences:
- the cysC gene encoding adenylyl-sulfate kinase translates to MSEEKVHVHWHEHSVGREEREALNKHQGCVVWFTGLSACGKSTISNLVDHKLHSMGYRSFVLDGDNVRHGLNASPALLKERHGEEFSKRFGLGFSAQDREENIRRIGAVAELFCSAGIIALTAFISPYRRDRDAVRARLKPGDFIDVFVDAPIEVCEKRDPKGLYKKARAGELKGFTGIDDPYEAPQQPELRLDASKKDAETLADEVIAHLRKSGKIK, encoded by the coding sequence ATGTCCGAAGAAAAAGTTCATGTTCATTGGCACGAACACAGTGTGGGTCGTGAGGAACGCGAAGCGCTAAACAAACATCAAGGATGCGTGGTATGGTTCACAGGCCTAAGCGCTTGCGGCAAAAGCACGATCAGCAATTTGGTCGATCACAAATTGCACTCGATGGGCTACCGAAGCTTCGTATTGGATGGCGATAACGTACGGCACGGGCTGAATGCCTCGCCTGCTTTGCTAAAGGAGCGGCATGGAGAAGAGTTCAGCAAGCGATTTGGGCTGGGATTTTCAGCACAAGATCGAGAGGAAAATATTCGTCGCATTGGCGCAGTAGCGGAACTGTTTTGTTCGGCGGGAATTATCGCGCTCACAGCCTTTATTAGCCCCTACCGGCGCGATCGCGATGCTGTGCGGGCCCGGCTGAAGCCGGGAGACTTCATTGATGTATTTGTCGATGCGCCCATCGAAGTGTGCGAAAAGCGCGATCCCAAAGGGTTATATAAAAAAGCCCGGGCTGGCGAGTTGAAGGGCTTCACGGGCATCGACGACCCTTACGAAGCGCCACAACAACCTGAGCTTCGGTTGGATGCTAGCAAAAAAGATGCCGAAACGCTGGCCGACGAAGTGATTGCCCATCTACGGAAGTCCGGGAAGATTAAGTGA
- a CDS encoding type 1 glutamine amidotransferase domain-containing protein yields the protein MTHSQSLSGKKFLLFVEDLYEDLELWYPKLRLVEAGAKTTVAGTKAGQKYEGKNGYPCVADAAIAEVRAADFDGLIVPGGFMPDKLRRDPKVLQLVRDFAAASKLVAAICHGGWIPISAGVYRGVRVTGSLGIKDDLVNAGAVWEDAAVVVDRHFVSSRKPDDLPDFCRGILQVMCGGK from the coding sequence ATGACCCACTCCCAATCGCTTTCTGGCAAAAAGTTTCTGCTGTTCGTGGAAGACCTGTACGAAGATTTGGAGCTGTGGTATCCCAAGCTGCGGCTAGTGGAAGCCGGCGCGAAGACCACCGTGGCCGGAACGAAGGCCGGTCAAAAGTATGAGGGCAAAAATGGCTACCCATGCGTCGCCGATGCAGCCATTGCCGAAGTGCGGGCGGCAGATTTCGACGGCCTGATTGTGCCCGGCGGATTCATGCCCGACAAACTGCGGCGCGATCCCAAAGTGTTGCAGTTGGTGCGCGACTTTGCCGCGGCGAGCAAACTGGTGGCGGCAATTTGTCACGGCGGCTGGATTCCCATTTCGGCCGGCGTGTACCGTGGCGTGAGAGTGACCGGTTCGCTAGGCATTAAGGACGATTTGGTCAACGCCGGCGCCGTGTGGGAAGATGCGGCGGTGGTTGTCGATCGGCATTTCGTCTCCAGCCGCAAACCGGACGACTTACCCGACTTTTGCCGTGGCATTTTGCAGGTCATGTGCGGCGGAAAGTGA
- a CDS encoding serine/threonine-protein kinase, with protein sequence MPEWTAEQIGQAAFDRDLIDEHELRTVLAESGSLECDPEQIKQSLVRRELVTNYQLEKLLRGDRSGFFYGKYKVLYQIGSGTFARVFRAVHRETGEVRAVKVLRARHFAIPEMREQFLREGEMGCTLRHPNIVPIYEAAATAGACYIVMEFIEGRNLREHLRVRSHLKPEEAIRLTVDICRGLDYAFQRGISHKDLKSSNVLISSLGQAKLLDFGLAGADPNSSDTELAKLENPRTIDYAALERCTNVRKDDMRSDIFFLGCILYNMLSGKPALEETQDRLARLSRNRFEAMAPIAKLMPELPGEIVAIVNKSAQFYPDQRYQTPAEMLQDLLRVSHRRAAGANGKAHDASGGSGKQRTLMIVEPNFQAQESLRNHFKQKGFRVLVTADPLRPSSLFTDNHQPADCVIFSTSNLGEEALEAFNHFGEKETTKTVPAILLLGPRHQDMAAQAQTADHRATVTTPIKMKHLLRLFDEMMPAAKEAQT encoded by the coding sequence ATGCCTGAGTGGACCGCGGAACAAATTGGACAAGCGGCATTCGATCGCGATTTGATCGACGAGCACGAATTGCGCACCGTGCTAGCCGAGTCAGGCAGCTTAGAATGCGATCCAGAGCAAATTAAGCAATCGTTGGTGCGCCGCGAGCTGGTCACTAACTACCAACTCGAAAAGCTTCTCCGCGGCGATCGCAGCGGTTTCTTTTACGGCAAATACAAGGTCCTGTATCAAATCGGCAGCGGCACCTTCGCCCGGGTGTTTCGCGCGGTGCATCGCGAAACCGGCGAAGTACGTGCGGTGAAAGTATTGCGGGCCCGGCACTTCGCCATTCCCGAAATGCGCGAGCAGTTTTTGCGTGAAGGCGAAATGGGTTGCACGCTGCGGCATCCCAATATTGTGCCCATTTACGAAGCGGCCGCGACCGCCGGCGCCTGCTACATTGTCATGGAGTTTATCGAGGGACGGAATTTGCGAGAACATTTGCGGGTCCGCTCGCACTTGAAGCCCGAGGAGGCCATTCGGCTGACCGTCGACATTTGCCGTGGGCTCGATTACGCCTTCCAGCGCGGCATTTCGCACAAGGATTTGAAATCCTCCAACGTGCTGATCTCCAGCTTGGGACAAGCCAAACTGTTGGATTTCGGGTTGGCCGGGGCCGATCCCAATTCCAGCGATACCGAATTGGCCAAGTTGGAAAATCCACGCACCATTGATTATGCGGCCCTGGAACGTTGCACCAATGTGCGCAAAGACGACATGCGCAGCGACATCTTTTTCCTGGGCTGTATTTTGTACAACATGCTGTCGGGCAAGCCGGCGCTGGAAGAAACGCAGGATCGTTTGGCCCGGCTCAGCCGGAACCGGTTCGAGGCCATGGCGCCCATCGCCAAATTAATGCCCGAATTGCCTGGAGAAATTGTCGCCATTGTAAACAAGTCGGCGCAATTCTATCCTGACCAGCGCTATCAAACTCCGGCGGAAATGCTGCAAGATTTGTTGCGGGTGAGCCACCGCCGCGCCGCGGGCGCCAACGGCAAGGCACACGATGCCTCTGGCGGCTCGGGCAAGCAGCGTACGCTGATGATTGTCGAACCGAACTTCCAGGCGCAAGAATCGCTGCGAAATCATTTCAAGCAAAAAGGATTTCGTGTGCTCGTCACCGCTGATCCTTTGCGGCCGTCAAGCTTGTTTACCGACAACCACCAGCCGGCCGATTGCGTAATTTTCAGCACTTCGAACCTGGGAGAAGAAGCGCTGGAGGCGTTCAACCATTTTGGCGAGAAAGAAACGACCAAAACCGTGCCCGCCATTTTGTTGCTGGGGCCCAGGCATCAGGACATGGCGGCCCAAGCGCAAACGGCAGATCACCGGGCCACGGTGACCACACCGATCAAAATGAAGCACTTGCTGCGATTGTTCGACGAAATGATGCCGGCGGCTAAAGAGGCGCAAACTTAA
- a CDS encoding uracil-DNA glycosylase: MSDDLRTKAARIVTQRLESLQRAGITHLPKAKRAGAVAGVPMSVELPIPLHPQLVTVSPERPGPLPKGEGVRMENLPKEEGEKMANSSAAASAAKSIASPTEERSLFDAPTAERKLLPPQERASALEIIQREVAACTRCPMLVANRTQTVFGVGNNAARICFFGEAPGADEDRLGEPFVGRGGQLLNKMITACKLQREEVYILNVLKCRPPDNRNPLPDEVANCRGYFERQLDIVRPEIICCLGAVASRALLNTERPIGKLRGSFHDYQGIPVVCTYHPAYLLRNPAAKSDAWEDLKMMMRRLGVNL, translated from the coding sequence ATGTCCGACGATTTGCGAACCAAGGCAGCCCGTATCGTAACGCAGCGGTTGGAAAGTCTCCAGCGCGCCGGCATTACGCATTTGCCGAAGGCGAAACGGGCGGGCGCCGTAGCCGGCGTACCAATGTCGGTTGAATTACCAATTCCCCTGCATCCTCAGCTCGTCACAGTGAGTCCCGAACGACCCGGCCCTCTCCCAAAGGGAGAGGGAGTTCGGATGGAAAATCTTCCCAAAGAAGAGGGAGAAAAAATGGCCAATTCATCAGCAGCGGCCTCCGCAGCAAAATCCATCGCTTCCCCGACGGAGGAGCGATCGCTCTTTGATGCTCCGACTGCGGAGCGCAAACTGCTGCCGCCTCAGGAACGGGCGTCAGCGCTGGAAATCATTCAGCGCGAAGTAGCTGCCTGCACGCGCTGCCCAATGCTGGTGGCTAATCGCACGCAAACGGTATTTGGCGTAGGCAATAATGCGGCCCGCATATGCTTTTTCGGTGAAGCCCCGGGAGCCGACGAAGATCGCTTGGGCGAGCCATTCGTTGGCCGCGGCGGACAGTTGCTGAACAAAATGATTACTGCCTGTAAACTGCAGCGCGAAGAAGTATACATCCTGAACGTGTTAAAATGCCGTCCGCCCGACAATCGCAATCCCCTGCCCGACGAAGTGGCGAATTGTCGCGGTTACTTCGAGCGACAGCTCGATATTGTGCGGCCGGAAATCATTTGCTGCCTGGGAGCCGTGGCCTCGCGCGCCCTGCTGAATACAGAGCGACCCATCGGCAAATTACGGGGCAGCTTTCACGACTACCAGGGCATTCCGGTGGTCTGCACGTATCACCCGGCCTATTTGCTGCGGAACCCGGCGGCCAAAAGTGACGCCTGGGAAGATTTGAAAATGATGATGCGCCGGCTGGGAGTCAATTTATAA
- a CDS encoding thioredoxin family protein, translated as MFDFAAKFPLGLTYHDFLSRHGTEEQRRRWAAVFDRVQLTPAQREVFAGFVRPMKVLCVVGVWCGDCVNQCPIFQRFAEAAPPLAIRYFDRDVHADLQSMLRICGGNRVPMVVFLSEDDEFLGLYGDRTLAKYQHMAVDQLGPACPTGIVPPHQALLDAVTQEWLNEFERTQLMLRLSARLRQKHGD; from the coding sequence ATGTTCGATTTTGCTGCCAAATTTCCGCTGGGGTTAACTTATCACGATTTTCTTAGCCGTCACGGCACCGAAGAGCAGCGTAGGCGTTGGGCCGCGGTGTTCGATAGGGTGCAATTGACGCCCGCTCAGCGCGAGGTTTTCGCCGGCTTCGTAAGGCCGATGAAAGTGCTGTGTGTGGTTGGCGTCTGGTGCGGCGATTGCGTGAACCAATGTCCTATTTTTCAGCGCTTTGCCGAAGCGGCGCCGCCGCTGGCCATTCGTTATTTCGATCGCGATGTCCACGCCGATTTACAATCGATGCTGCGCATCTGCGGTGGGAATCGGGTGCCGATGGTAGTATTTCTGAGTGAAGACGACGAATTTCTAGGTCTCTACGGCGATCGCACGCTAGCTAAGTACCAGCACATGGCCGTGGATCAACTCGGGCCGGCATGTCCCACGGGGATTGTGCCGCCGCACCAAGCTTTGCTAGATGCCGTGACGCAAGAGTGGTTGAACGAATTTGAGCGGACGCAACTTATGTTGCGTTTGTCGGCACGATTGCGGCAAAAGCACGGTGATTAA
- the bioF gene encoding 8-amino-7-oxononanoate synthase: MAFDPLDWLDVELKALDAQHLRRRLVVRAGTQKAIVSLNGREFINFGANDYLGLASDPRLMEAAQRAAQNEGWGAGASPLVTGRCAAHAELEQRLAEFEGTEAALTFTSGFAANCGTVAAVVGARDAIYADAKNHASLIDGCRLSRAEVHIYRHGDVEHLAELLRNSSHYRRRMIVTDSLFSMDGDFAPLAQLAELAEKYQAMLMVDEAHATGVFGAHGRGVAEQLGVEDGVHIRLGTLSKALGSAGGFVAGRRSLIEWLVNRARSYVFSTAFPPAVAAAATAALQIVHDGPQRRKELLARAAALRQKLTAQGWNIGCSQSQIIPIYIGEPDRTMQLAQALRDHRLLVPGIRPPSVPVGESLLRISLSWSHTATMLDQLLAALANCWAAARGV; this comes from the coding sequence ATGGCGTTTGATCCGCTCGATTGGCTAGATGTTGAATTGAAGGCGCTGGATGCACAGCATTTGCGCCGCAGGCTGGTCGTGCGCGCCGGCACACAAAAAGCGATCGTTTCCCTCAACGGGCGCGAATTCATTAATTTCGGCGCGAACGATTATTTGGGCCTGGCCAGCGATCCACGGTTAATGGAAGCCGCTCAGCGCGCAGCCCAAAACGAGGGTTGGGGTGCGGGAGCCAGCCCGTTGGTTACAGGCCGCTGTGCCGCGCATGCCGAATTGGAGCAACGTCTGGCTGAATTTGAAGGTACCGAAGCGGCGCTGACGTTCACTTCGGGTTTTGCCGCAAACTGCGGAACCGTGGCCGCCGTAGTGGGCGCCCGCGATGCCATTTACGCTGACGCCAAAAATCACGCCAGTTTGATCGATGGCTGCCGATTATCTCGGGCCGAAGTGCACATTTATCGCCATGGCGATGTCGAACATTTAGCGGAGCTGTTGCGCAATTCGTCGCACTACCGTCGGCGGATGATTGTGACCGATTCACTGTTCAGCATGGATGGCGATTTTGCGCCGCTGGCGCAGTTGGCCGAACTCGCCGAAAAATATCAGGCCATGCTGATGGTTGACGAAGCGCACGCCACCGGTGTTTTCGGCGCGCACGGTCGGGGCGTGGCCGAACAATTGGGCGTGGAAGATGGTGTTCACATTCGCCTGGGCACGCTGAGCAAAGCGCTTGGTTCGGCCGGCGGATTTGTGGCCGGACGGCGAAGTTTGATCGAGTGGCTGGTGAATCGCGCCCGCTCGTACGTTTTCTCCACCGCTTTCCCGCCAGCGGTGGCCGCCGCCGCCACGGCCGCACTGCAAATTGTGCACGACGGACCTCAGCGGCGAAAGGAATTACTTGCCCGCGCCGCTGCGCTTCGCCAAAAACTAACCGCCCAAGGCTGGAACATTGGCTGCTCACAATCGCAAATCATTCCTATTTATATTGGTGAGCCCGATCGCACCATGCAGCTAGCGCAAGCATTGCGCGACCACAGGTTGCTGGTCCCCGGCATCCGTCCGCCATCGGTTCCCGTTGGGGAATCTCTGTTAAGAATTAGTTTGAGTTGGTCGCACACCGCGACCATGCTGGACCAGCTATTGGCCGCGCTAGCCAATTGCTGGGCGGCGGCGCGAGGCGTATAA
- the pyrE gene encoding orotate phosphoribosyltransferase: protein MYDRQALMELVRNRALRFGDFTLASGKKAKYYLDGKQVTLSSRGALLVAEGLLDLLIAQGPLPTAVGGMAIGADPITAAIITVAGLRNISLAGILVRKEPKGHGTNKYVEGPVQPGDTVAIVEDVVTTGGSSLAAIDRVEQFGLKVTCVAAIIDRLEGGAKAFTSRGIPFSSLLTIRDFGLEPPME from the coding sequence ATGTACGACCGCCAGGCACTGATGGAACTGGTCCGCAACCGCGCGCTTCGGTTTGGCGACTTCACGCTCGCGTCAGGCAAAAAGGCAAAATACTATCTCGATGGCAAGCAGGTCACGCTTAGCTCTCGCGGCGCGCTACTCGTGGCCGAAGGGTTGCTCGATTTACTCATCGCGCAAGGCCCGCTTCCCACAGCGGTCGGAGGTATGGCGATTGGAGCCGATCCAATCACCGCCGCCATCATTACGGTGGCTGGCCTGCGAAACATTTCGCTCGCCGGCATTTTGGTGCGAAAGGAACCGAAGGGGCATGGCACTAACAAATATGTGGAAGGACCGGTCCAACCTGGTGACACGGTGGCAATTGTTGAAGATGTAGTCACCACTGGCGGTTCGTCGCTGGCGGCCATCGATCGTGTGGAGCAATTCGGCCTGAAGGTAACGTGCGTTGCCGCCATCATCGATCGCTTGGAAGGCGGGGCTAAAGCCTTTACCAGCCGTGGCATTCCGTTTTCAAGTTTGCTGACGATCCGGGACTTCGGCCTCGAGCCGCCGATGGAGTGA
- a CDS encoding LysM peptidoglycan-binding domain-containing protein — protein sequence MESLKPIMLCIVLGGVGYGVYVALNHAPPPEPSPADSPWNKPADNGLGSMHQSEANSIVGAGSLPTAPTANAWQNQAPASGNGATAMQPIAGPPPGATTSASPLSPLATAPLLTVPAATTPPQSAVLAPIAGPPPGANGNSSPGAVPADQPPGMGSSISNASNPALSSAVNVSASDAANQTPGSNIPSLTAPSNDAQTHHDYDASKRTVLTYLNHGQLVDALRELSRWYDHPIVPPEDQPHVVELLSQLAGTVIYSRDAWLAPPYEVRAGDTLESIAQQYQVPWQLLAKINSLQDSSSVMPGQKLKVVRGPFQAQLNTQQGWLALFVDGLYAGRYRVEVSGPLTKPNGDYPVAKFAAGQLGASPSGAPFISLGGDLHLRVPEDALPPGVSAIRISRQDMNDVFDILSDRSQVTIRR from the coding sequence GTGGAATCACTCAAGCCAATCATGTTGTGCATCGTATTAGGAGGCGTGGGCTACGGCGTTTATGTGGCCCTCAATCATGCGCCGCCGCCAGAGCCGTCGCCGGCCGATTCTCCCTGGAATAAACCAGCCGACAACGGCTTGGGTAGCATGCACCAAAGCGAAGCAAATTCCATTGTTGGCGCCGGATCGCTGCCAACTGCGCCGACGGCAAACGCTTGGCAAAACCAAGCGCCGGCGAGCGGCAATGGCGCAACCGCCATGCAGCCCATCGCTGGGCCTCCCCCTGGTGCCACGACTTCCGCCAGCCCGCTCTCGCCGCTGGCGACCGCGCCGCTTTTAACTGTGCCTGCCGCCACCACACCACCACAAAGTGCAGTGCTCGCTCCGATCGCTGGTCCGCCGCCAGGCGCTAATGGCAATTCGTCCCCTGGCGCCGTACCGGCAGATCAGCCGCCTGGCATGGGTTCGTCTATCAGCAATGCATCGAATCCCGCCCTATCAAGCGCCGTCAACGTTTCGGCTTCCGACGCCGCAAACCAAACGCCGGGCTCAAACATCCCATCGCTAACTGCCCCCAGTAATGATGCCCAAACACATCACGATTACGATGCCTCCAAACGCACCGTCCTCACGTATTTGAATCACGGTCAACTGGTCGATGCTCTGCGCGAGCTTTCTCGCTGGTACGATCACCCCATCGTGCCGCCGGAAGATCAACCGCATGTCGTCGAATTGCTCAGCCAACTGGCGGGCACGGTAATCTATTCGCGCGATGCCTGGCTCGCACCACCTTACGAAGTGCGTGCCGGAGACACGTTGGAATCAATCGCCCAACAATACCAAGTGCCATGGCAGTTGCTGGCAAAGATTAACAGTCTGCAAGATTCCAGCAGTGTCATGCCCGGACAAAAACTCAAAGTGGTCCGCGGTCCGTTCCAAGCTCAATTGAACACGCAGCAGGGTTGGCTGGCCTTGTTTGTCGATGGCCTGTATGCCGGCCGATATCGAGTAGAAGTGTCCGGGCCGCTGACCAAGCCTAACGGCGATTATCCGGTGGCCAAATTCGCCGCTGGCCAGCTCGGGGCTAGCCCCAGCGGAGCGCCCTTCATCAGCCTGGGTGGCGATTTGCATCTGCGCGTGCCGGAAGATGCCTTGCCGCCGGGCGTCAGCGCAATTCGCATCAGTCGGCAAGATATGAACGATGTGTTCGACATACTTTCGGACCGTTCGCAAGTAACCATCCGCCGCTAA
- a CDS encoding transcriptional regulator → MSQTTRIVKSTSDELPADLVELVSAVSQLPEEHRQLLVPTLNRVVESTKRRRRILTLVQDALGQLRLDMKYLMFDLEATRRERDDYRRQVEEAQEDT, encoded by the coding sequence ATGAGCCAGACGACACGCATTGTGAAAAGCACCTCCGACGAACTTCCCGCCGACCTTGTGGAGTTGGTGTCGGCGGTTTCGCAGTTGCCGGAGGAGCATCGCCAATTGCTTGTGCCCACGTTAAATCGTGTTGTGGAAAGCACAAAGCGCCGCCGTCGCATTTTGACGTTGGTACAAGATGCCCTGGGACAATTGCGGCTCGATATGAAGTATTTAATGTTCGATTTGGAAGCCACCCGCAGGGAACGGGACGATTACCGCCGCCAAGTCGAAGAAGCCCAAGAAGATACTTAA